One Paenibacillus crassostreae DNA segment encodes these proteins:
- a CDS encoding threonine/serine exporter family protein, translating to METPIEQPIQKVVEVCLLAGKIMLESGAETYRVEDTMTRIATAFGLPESHSFVMPTGIIFQPDGGDSAKLNRIMERTTNLRKVDAVNAISRQLCNGELSIIDAVKSLHKIDKEGSDYSIRLQITAASIASACFAIMFKGSWQDFIPAMISGGLGYLFFIYFHRLVKVKFFAELIASFCIGIVSFILTSVGLGQSVDIIIIGSVMPLVPGLLITNAVRDLMAGHLVSGVSRGVEAFLTAFAIGAGVAIVFIIL from the coding sequence TTGGAGACACCTATCGAACAGCCCATTCAAAAAGTGGTTGAAGTCTGTTTATTAGCAGGGAAAATCATGTTAGAGAGTGGTGCAGAAACTTATCGAGTAGAAGATACTATGACCCGGATAGCAACTGCCTTCGGACTTCCAGAGTCACATAGTTTTGTGATGCCAACAGGGATTATTTTTCAACCAGATGGTGGAGATTCAGCTAAGCTGAACCGGATCATGGAACGGACGACCAATCTTCGGAAAGTGGATGCTGTAAATGCCATCTCAAGACAGTTATGTAATGGGGAACTTTCTATTATAGATGCAGTAAAATCACTACATAAAATCGACAAAGAGGGCTCTGACTACTCAATCCGTTTGCAGATTACCGCAGCTTCTATAGCTAGTGCTTGTTTTGCAATCATGTTTAAAGGCTCTTGGCAGGATTTCATTCCTGCTATGATTAGTGGTGGATTAGGATATTTATTCTTTATATATTTCCATCGTTTAGTAAAAGTTAAATTTTTCGCCGAGCTGATTGCATCCTTTTGCATTGGTATCGTTTCGTTTATTCTGACTTCTGTTGGGTTAGGTCAGTCAGTAGATATCATTATCATCGGTTCCGTCATGCCATTAGTTCCAGGTCTACTGATCACAAACGCAGTTCGTGATTTGATGGCCGGACATCTTGTATCAGGGGTATCACGAGGCGTTGAGGCGTTTCTGACAGCTTTTGCGATTGGG
- a CDS encoding ABC transporter ATP-binding protein, which produces MSNLLQINNVTKSYGSKRALDDVTLEIAPGKIVGLLGSNGSGKSTLMKMVSGLLQPTKGTVSVTGIPVGLNTKSLVAFMPDRPLTESWMKVRDAIAYFQDFYQDFDIAKAREMLKFMNLNENDRVSILSKGMNERLQLTLTLSRDARLYLLDEPIGGVDPVARGKILDAIVEFYNENSSLIISTHLVRDIERIFDEVVFIREGEIVMKEEVENIRIKYGKSVDDMFKEVYAE; this is translated from the coding sequence TTGAGTAATCTATTACAAATAAATAACGTGACTAAATCTTATGGTTCTAAGCGAGCATTAGACGATGTCACGCTTGAAATTGCACCAGGGAAGATTGTAGGTCTTCTTGGGAGTAATGGAAGCGGGAAGAGTACACTGATGAAAATGGTCTCAGGGTTGCTACAACCAACTAAAGGAACAGTATCAGTTACGGGGATACCCGTTGGACTTAATACTAAAAGTCTAGTGGCGTTCATGCCTGATCGACCTTTAACGGAATCGTGGATGAAAGTTCGAGATGCTATAGCTTATTTTCAAGATTTCTATCAAGATTTCGACATTGCCAAAGCACGAGAGATGCTGAAATTCATGAACTTGAATGAAAATGATCGCGTTAGTATATTGTCGAAAGGAATGAATGAACGATTACAACTCACGTTAACACTCTCACGGGATGCACGTCTATATTTACTAGATGAGCCTATTGGTGGAGTTGACCCCGTTGCACGTGGCAAAATTTTAGATGCGATTGTGGAATTTTACAATGAGAATAGTAGTCTTATTATCTCTACTCACCTTGTACGTGATATTGAGCGAATCTTTGATGAAGTGGTCTTTATTCGTGAAGGAGAGATTGTTATGAAAGAAGAAGTAGAGAATATACGGATTAAATATGGAAAAAGCGTCGATGACATGTTTAAAGAGGTGTATGCAGAATGA
- a CDS encoding GntR family transcriptional regulator, translated as MSIEFDNNLPIYLQIMNYIKRQIVTGTLKAGDKVLSVRELAAELQINPNTIQRTFQELEREEIVETRRGLGRYVTSEEVKIMAIKKEMAGELLNQFIYGMQELGFAEQDIVSIVSEAVKVAPSSSNQGKQKGASEVE; from the coding sequence GTGAGTATTGAATTCGATAATAATCTACCGATCTATTTACAAATCATGAATTACATCAAGAGACAGATCGTAACAGGGACTCTGAAGGCTGGGGATAAAGTATTATCCGTCCGTGAACTAGCAGCTGAATTACAGATAAATCCCAATACGATTCAGCGTACCTTTCAGGAATTAGAGCGTGAAGAGATTGTTGAGACGAGACGTGGTCTCGGAAGATATGTGACAAGTGAGGAAGTGAAAATTATGGCGATAAAAAAAGAAATGGCAGGCGAACTTTTGAATCAATTTATCTATGGTATGCAAGAACTAGGATTTGCAGAGCAAGACATTGTATCTATTGTATCTGAGGCAGTGAAAGTCGCACCGTCTTCATCTAATCAAGGTAAACAGAAAGGAGCGAGCGAAGTTGAGTAA